One window of Robiginitalea biformata HTCC2501 genomic DNA carries:
- a CDS encoding sulfotransferase domain-containing protein, whose product MILRTIKSKLEQATRLLLINTLTTVNDSVLIVEYPKSGGTWLGQLVSAYLGLPFPRNRMPALGSSVFHGHYLPTGRIPSNKKILFLVRDGRDVMISLYYHQLIWNEKNKLNPKDVIYHRNKTGFENFEDIKYNLRAFIDYAFMSKPSKWQQFTYMGNWAEFNRAWLREMEHGSENIYLVKYEDLLHDTFGTVSKLLKEQLGVSHIEKERLEKVVQKYSFENQSQRKKGDEKKNSFLRKGISGDWKNYFGQEEKECFKKHSGDVLVKLGYEPDMTW is encoded by the coding sequence ATGATTTTACGCACAATTAAAAGTAAATTGGAACAAGCCACTCGACTCTTGTTGATAAACACCCTGACAACGGTCAATGACTCGGTTCTCATTGTAGAATACCCCAAATCCGGAGGCACCTGGCTTGGTCAACTGGTTTCTGCGTATCTGGGGTTGCCGTTTCCGAGAAACCGGATGCCGGCCCTGGGGTCTTCGGTATTTCACGGCCATTATCTTCCCACTGGACGGATTCCGAGTAACAAAAAGATTTTGTTTCTGGTGAGAGATGGGCGGGATGTGATGATTTCTCTTTATTATCACCAATTGATCTGGAACGAAAAGAATAAGCTGAACCCCAAGGATGTCATTTATCACCGAAACAAAACAGGATTCGAAAATTTTGAGGATATAAAATACAATCTTCGTGCATTCATCGACTACGCTTTTATGAGCAAGCCGAGTAAATGGCAACAATTCACTTATATGGGAAATTGGGCTGAGTTCAACCGGGCCTGGCTCAGGGAAATGGAACACGGTAGTGAAAACATCTATTTAGTGAAGTACGAGGATTTGTTACATGATACTTTTGGGACGGTCTCTAAGTTATTAAAAGAGCAACTTGGTGTTTCACATATCGAGAAGGAGCGCCTGGAAAAAGTGGTTCAAAAATATTCATTTGAGAACCAGTCGCAACGCAAAAAGGGAGACGAAAAGAAAAACAGTTTCCTTAGAAAAGGCATTTCCGGCGATTGGAAAAATTATTTTGGTCAGGAAGAGAAAGAGTGCTTCAAGAAGCATTCGGGGGACGTGCTTGTTAAACTCGGCTATGAACCGGATATGACATGGTAG
- the gmd gene encoding GDP-mannose 4,6-dehydratase: MSKIALITGVTGQDGAYLSEFLLKKGYEVHGLKRRSSLFNTDRIDHLYEDPHVENQQYFLHYGDMTDSTNLIRLIQEIRPDEIYNLAAMSHVHVSFQIPEYTANADGIGTLRILEAVRLLGLEKHTRIYQASTSELYGKVQEVPQSETTPFYPRSPYAVAKMYAYWITVNYREAYGMFACNGILFNHESPIRGETFVTRKITRAVSRIALGLQEKFYLGNLDARRDWGHAKDYIRMMWMILQADEPEDWVIATGTTTTVRDFVRMSFREVGIELEFRGEGVEEKAYISSCSDPDYQIPVGKEVLSVDPKYFRPTEVDLLIGDASKAKNKLGWEPHFNLEDLVRDMMQSDLKFMKKEQYLRKGGYTIMNYFE; the protein is encoded by the coding sequence ATGAGCAAGATCGCATTGATTACCGGAGTTACAGGTCAGGACGGGGCGTACCTGAGCGAATTCCTCCTGAAAAAGGGCTACGAAGTACATGGCCTCAAAAGGCGTTCCTCCCTGTTCAACACAGATCGTATCGATCACCTCTACGAAGATCCGCATGTTGAGAATCAGCAGTATTTCCTCCATTACGGGGATATGACGGACAGCACCAACCTGATTCGGCTCATTCAGGAAATTCGGCCGGATGAAATTTACAACCTGGCGGCGATGAGCCATGTGCATGTTTCTTTTCAAATTCCGGAATATACAGCAAATGCTGATGGAATAGGAACGCTTCGGATTTTGGAAGCAGTTCGGCTTCTGGGTCTGGAAAAACACACGCGAATATATCAGGCATCCACTTCGGAACTCTACGGAAAGGTTCAGGAAGTCCCGCAAAGTGAAACCACTCCCTTTTATCCACGAAGTCCGTATGCAGTAGCAAAGATGTATGCCTATTGGATTACTGTAAATTACCGTGAGGCTTATGGGATGTTCGCATGCAACGGCATATTGTTCAACCACGAGTCGCCAATTCGTGGCGAAACATTTGTGACGCGTAAAATCACCCGGGCCGTTTCACGGATCGCACTAGGCCTTCAGGAGAAATTTTATCTCGGGAACCTGGATGCCCGACGGGACTGGGGCCATGCAAAGGATTATATCCGGATGATGTGGATGATCCTGCAGGCCGATGAACCTGAAGACTGGGTAATAGCGACGGGAACCACTACAACTGTAAGGGATTTTGTTCGCATGAGTTTCCGGGAAGTGGGAATAGAACTGGAGTTTAGGGGAGAGGGTGTTGAGGAAAAAGCCTATATCAGTTCCTGTTCAGATCCTGATTACCAGATACCTGTGGGTAAGGAAGTGCTCAGCGTTGACCCGAAATACTTCCGGCCTACAGAGGTGGATCTGTTGATCGGGGATGCTTCGAAGGCAAAAAATAAACTGGGCTGGGAACCACATTTCAACCTCGAGGATCTGGTTCGGGATATGATGCAATCCGATCTGAAATTCATGAAAAAAGAACAATACCTCCGGAAGGGGGGGTATACGATTATGAATTACTTTGAATGA
- the rfbA gene encoding glucose-1-phosphate thymidylyltransferase RfbA gives MKGIILAGGSGTRLYPMTIALSKQLMPVYDKPMIYYPLATLMRAGIREVLIITTPRDSGLFQKLLGDGSQLGCRFEYAVQSHPRGIADAFNIGRLFIGEDNVALILGDNIFYGSSLHQQLSERLNPDGGVIFAYHVNNPRRYGVVNLDATGQVDSIEEKPENPRSNYAIPGIYFYDNEVLDIVKGIQPSHRGELEITDVNKAYLKMGKLHVSVLDRGTAWLDTGTVSSLMQASQFVEVIENRQGQKIGAIEEAAFEMGYIGEAQLRQLAEPLRSSGYGEYLLSLIQHT, from the coding sequence ATGAAAGGCATTATACTCGCCGGCGGTTCCGGCACGCGCTTGTACCCGATGACCATTGCCCTCAGTAAGCAATTGATGCCTGTTTACGATAAACCGATGATCTATTACCCGTTGGCTACGCTTATGCGTGCGGGAATACGGGAAGTCCTGATAATTACAACACCCCGGGACTCTGGACTATTTCAAAAGCTACTCGGTGACGGCAGCCAACTTGGATGCCGCTTTGAATATGCAGTTCAATCACATCCAAGAGGAATAGCTGACGCTTTTAACATCGGCAGGTTGTTCATCGGCGAGGATAATGTGGCACTCATCCTTGGGGACAACATTTTTTACGGTTCTTCCCTGCACCAACAACTGTCCGAGAGGCTGAATCCGGACGGAGGGGTGATTTTTGCCTACCATGTCAATAACCCGAGGCGCTACGGGGTTGTTAACCTCGACGCCACGGGTCAGGTAGATTCCATAGAAGAAAAGCCCGAAAATCCCCGTTCCAATTACGCCATTCCCGGGATTTACTTTTACGACAATGAGGTTTTGGATATCGTCAAGGGCATTCAACCTAGTCACCGAGGCGAACTGGAAATTACGGATGTTAACAAGGCATACTTGAAAATGGGAAAGTTGCACGTCTCTGTACTTGACCGGGGAACGGCCTGGCTGGATACCGGCACCGTATCCTCACTAATGCAGGCGTCGCAATTTGTCGAAGTAATCGAGAACCGGCAGGGTCAGAAGATCGGGGCAATCGAGGAGGCTGCGTTTGAAATGGGTTACATCGGGGAGGCTCAATTGCGACAACTGGCCGAACCGCTGCGAAGCAGCGGATATGGAGAATATTTATTAAGCCTCATTCAACACACCTGA
- a CDS encoding GDP-L-fucose synthase family protein — protein sequence MHKQDKIFVAGHRGMVGSAIWSALESKGYTNLIGRSSRDLDLRDQAAVNEFFQSEKPEFVIDAAARVGGILANDTYPYQFLMENLSIQNNLIQASHESGVTGFIFLGSSCIYPKLAPQPLGEDSLLTGPLEPTNQWYAIAKIAGVKLCESIRRQYGKYYISLMPTNLYGPNDNFDLKTSHVLPAMIRKFHEAKLADHKSVDLWGSGKPMREFLHVDDLADAVVYAMENKLPHDLYNVGTGRDLTIRSLAKLIQEIVGHKGAIHWDMDKPDGTPRKLMDVSRLKESGWTASIGLEDGIRSTYDWFLKNQDMYKQVRLS from the coding sequence ATGCATAAACAAGATAAAATATTTGTAGCCGGCCACCGCGGAATGGTGGGCTCAGCCATTTGGAGCGCGTTGGAAAGTAAAGGCTATACCAATCTCATAGGCAGGAGTAGCCGTGATTTGGATTTGCGGGATCAGGCTGCGGTCAATGAATTTTTTCAATCGGAAAAGCCTGAGTTTGTAATTGATGCGGCGGCGCGGGTGGGGGGTATCCTGGCAAACGACACCTACCCTTACCAGTTCCTGATGGAGAACCTGAGCATCCAGAACAATCTCATCCAGGCTTCACATGAGAGCGGGGTCACAGGATTTATTTTTCTTGGGAGTTCGTGTATCTATCCGAAATTAGCACCGCAGCCACTTGGAGAAGACAGTTTGCTCACCGGGCCGCTTGAACCGACGAATCAATGGTATGCCATTGCCAAAATTGCCGGAGTTAAACTATGTGAGTCTATCCGAAGGCAATATGGAAAATACTATATAAGCCTGATGCCTACGAATCTCTACGGGCCGAATGACAACTTTGACCTGAAAACATCCCATGTTTTGCCGGCGATGATCCGGAAGTTTCACGAAGCGAAATTAGCGGATCATAAAAGCGTAGACCTTTGGGGATCTGGAAAACCAATGCGGGAATTTCTTCACGTAGACGACCTGGCAGATGCTGTGGTTTATGCCATGGAAAATAAATTGCCTCATGATCTGTATAATGTGGGGACCGGCCGGGACCTAACCATTCGGAGCCTGGCCAAGTTGATACAGGAAATTGTGGGCCATAAGGGAGCGATTCACTGGGATATGGATAAACCCGACGGAACGCCGCGAAAACTCATGGACGTCAGTCGCCTGAAGGAATCCGGGTGGACCGCATCCATTGGTTTGGAAGATGGTATCCGGTCTACTTATGATTGGTTTTTGAAAAATCAGGATATGTATAAACAGGTACGACTTTCTTGA
- a CDS encoding O-antigen ligase family protein — MKLSRKNIWIGLFATFLVVLPFGPALPNLMAGAILAFWLFELLHFRVQASRRDWLEFLVINGYVLLHFLSLFWSDDLAHGLQKSLLLVFIPLFFLVMRHLKGIFSISDAGLLVGCFTFSTSILSILSLSVAMNAPEFSLDALLQENLATSLINFHYLGFSLYVGAAIVLTLTLWLFHRNSMPQWYRKPAPIILIFLLGILLLLSSRSTIVFTLILSVFLLWRARKIASTPEFLGIIAIIVLAVVFVFSNRALIEKFKDAVNFDGQYEVTEYWGGRGFRELIWDCTAHVIEANPALGTGYGDQQTELELCFRRHRYQALLLKGNTFNAHNLFLQITLATGLVGLVLFLTSLVYATSRLWNREATIYFAFLVLFLGTSLTESHFNRNAIVLLFAFFHAFFYFKFSAYERSSDT, encoded by the coding sequence TTGAAATTATCCCGTAAAAACATATGGATCGGCCTATTCGCAACTTTCCTGGTTGTGCTACCGTTTGGGCCGGCCTTGCCCAACCTGATGGCTGGCGCAATTTTGGCTTTCTGGTTGTTTGAATTATTGCACTTTCGCGTTCAGGCTTCCCGGCGTGATTGGTTGGAGTTCCTCGTGATCAATGGATACGTATTGTTGCATTTCCTATCCTTGTTTTGGAGTGATGACCTCGCGCACGGTCTCCAGAAATCACTGTTGCTCGTTTTCATTCCCCTGTTTTTTCTCGTAATGCGTCATTTAAAAGGCATATTCAGCATTTCAGATGCAGGTCTACTTGTAGGGTGCTTTACGTTTTCCACGTCAATTCTCTCGATACTCTCTCTCTCTGTGGCCATGAATGCCCCGGAGTTTTCCTTGGACGCGTTGCTTCAGGAAAATCTTGCCACCTCCCTAATAAATTTTCATTATCTGGGATTCTCCCTGTACGTTGGCGCGGCCATTGTTTTGACATTGACCCTCTGGTTGTTCCACCGCAATTCAATGCCGCAATGGTATCGGAAGCCGGCTCCGATTATTTTAATTTTCCTTTTAGGGATTCTACTACTATTGAGCAGTAGAAGTACAATAGTTTTTACTTTGATCCTGTCTGTTTTTTTACTTTGGAGGGCGAGGAAAATAGCATCCACACCGGAGTTCCTCGGCATTATAGCAATTATAGTACTCGCCGTTGTATTTGTTTTTAGTAATCGGGCCCTGATAGAAAAATTCAAGGATGCGGTTAATTTCGATGGGCAATACGAGGTCACTGAGTACTGGGGAGGCAGGGGTTTCCGGGAACTCATCTGGGACTGTACGGCACACGTAATAGAGGCAAATCCGGCCTTAGGCACGGGTTATGGTGACCAACAAACCGAGTTGGAACTTTGCTTTCGACGCCACAGGTATCAGGCCTTGCTTCTAAAAGGAAATACGTTTAACGCACATAATTTATTCCTGCAAATTACTCTGGCAACAGGGCTGGTGGGGCTTGTGCTTTTTTTAACGTCATTGGTATATGCTACCAGCCGGCTATGGAACCGGGAAGCCACCATTTATTTTGCGTTCCTCGTCCTTTTTCTCGGAACGAGCCTGACCGAATCCCATTTTAACAGGAACGCCATCGTGCTGCTTTTTGCATTCTTCCACGCTTTTTTCTACTTCAAATTTTCTGCCTATGAACGTTCTTCAGATACATAA
- the rfbD gene encoding dTDP-4-dehydrorhamnose reductase produces MTSVIVTGADGQLGKSIQARIGSYDEINGVFLSKESLDITRVEEIRKRFKEHAPEYCINTAAFTEVDEAEVAEDKAMEVNACGAENLARACAEFRVILIHLSTDYVFDGSKPHGYRPTDKPNPINAYGRSKWEGEKRIGKCLDRYFIIRTSWLYSEYPPNFFTTILNRLNKNENLEVTDQQRGCPTKAGNLAKYILELITSDDQDFGIRHFTDGEPMTWYEFALRIKNRYAPDSTSKIRRGNNYRSFAKRPECSILLP; encoded by the coding sequence ATGACCTCTGTAATTGTAACCGGCGCAGACGGCCAACTGGGAAAAAGCATTCAAGCCAGAATTGGGAGTTACGACGAAATCAACGGCGTTTTTTTATCAAAGGAGTCCCTCGACATAACGCGTGTGGAAGAAATCAGAAAACGATTCAAGGAACATGCTCCGGAATACTGTATAAATACGGCGGCTTTCACCGAGGTAGATGAGGCAGAAGTAGCAGAAGACAAAGCCATGGAGGTCAACGCCTGCGGGGCAGAAAATTTGGCCAGAGCTTGCGCCGAATTCCGGGTTATACTGATTCACTTGTCAACAGATTATGTTTTTGACGGGAGTAAACCGCACGGCTATCGACCTACTGACAAACCAAATCCGATCAATGCATATGGTCGTTCCAAATGGGAAGGGGAAAAGCGTATCGGTAAGTGTCTGGACAGGTATTTTATTATTCGCACTTCCTGGTTGTATTCCGAATATCCTCCGAATTTCTTTACAACAATCCTCAACCGCCTTAATAAAAATGAAAACTTGGAAGTAACTGACCAGCAGCGAGGCTGTCCTACAAAGGCCGGGAATCTAGCAAAATATATTCTGGAGCTCATTACCTCTGATGATCAGGATTTTGGGATCAGGCATTTTACAGACGGGGAGCCGATGACCTGGTACGAATTTGCCCTGCGGATCAAGAATAGATATGCTCCCGATAGTACGTCAAAGATTCGAAGGGGAAATAATTATCGTAGTTTTGCCAAACGGCCGGAATGTAGTATTCTTCTTCCATAA
- a CDS encoding glycosyltransferase: protein MNVLQIHNLYRFSGGEDAVVDNEMKLLTEYGLNVKQLHFDNKQINAGRLFFNKQAYSRTREAIREFQPHVVHAHNLFYQASPAVLKAAKDLGVPIVMTLHNFRLICPAALLLRDGQICTKCVNLKFPAHGVYHACFQDSVPKSLLLSTFLWYSKVQGIWKDSVDRFIVLTPFIKDLFIQSSLGVGGEKLIVKPNSTDDIYEDTEKVPPARQGFLYIGRLSREKGVHLLLEAFQGLPEKSLTIVGTGPLEQELRDLAGKNIHFRGEQPRSSVAELLRTTKALVFPSLCYEGLPNTIIESYAAGTPVIACDNENISKLVNHNYNGLLFSSGQVKSLIQAIEDYDMVPREDFEKCARRTYLEKYTHKINLENLLKIYNSVVN, encoded by the coding sequence ATGAACGTTCTTCAGATACATAATTTGTATCGGTTTTCGGGAGGCGAGGACGCTGTGGTAGACAACGAAATGAAGTTGCTTACGGAATACGGCCTGAACGTAAAACAACTGCATTTTGACAATAAGCAAATCAATGCGGGCCGTCTTTTCTTCAATAAGCAGGCCTATTCCCGGACCAGGGAGGCAATTCGAGAATTCCAACCACACGTCGTACACGCACATAATTTGTTTTACCAGGCATCCCCGGCTGTATTGAAGGCAGCAAAGGATTTGGGAGTACCCATCGTGATGACGCTACATAATTTCCGGCTGATATGCCCGGCGGCACTATTACTCCGGGATGGACAAATCTGCACGAAATGTGTGAATTTAAAATTTCCCGCCCATGGAGTATATCACGCTTGCTTTCAGGACTCTGTTCCGAAGAGCCTATTGCTATCAACATTTTTGTGGTATTCAAAGGTCCAGGGGATCTGGAAGGATTCTGTAGATCGGTTTATTGTCCTGACCCCGTTTATCAAAGATTTATTTATTCAATCGAGCCTGGGAGTTGGAGGGGAAAAGCTAATTGTGAAGCCAAATAGTACGGACGACATTTATGAGGACACTGAGAAAGTGCCTCCCGCTCGCCAAGGGTTTTTATATATCGGCAGACTGTCCCGGGAAAAAGGTGTTCATTTGTTGTTAGAAGCTTTTCAGGGACTCCCCGAAAAGTCCCTGACCATCGTCGGCACGGGCCCACTGGAGCAGGAGCTCAGGGATTTGGCAGGTAAGAACATCCATTTTCGGGGTGAGCAGCCCAGGTCCTCGGTGGCGGAACTGTTGAGAACCACCAAGGCACTTGTATTTCCATCCCTGTGTTATGAAGGGTTGCCAAATACCATTATCGAGTCTTACGCTGCGGGAACCCCTGTAATAGCATGTGACAATGAGAATATCAGCAAATTAGTAAACCACAATTACAATGGGTTATTGTTTTCTTCCGGTCAGGTTAAATCATTAATACAGGCAATCGAGGATTACGATATGGTGCCGAGAGAGGATTTTGAAAAATGTGCCCGGCGGACATATCTTGAAAAATACACTCATAAAATTAATCTGGAGAACTTACTGAAGATATACAATTCCGTAGTGAATTAG
- the rfbC gene encoding dTDP-4-dehydrorhamnose 3,5-epimerase encodes MKLSKTEIVGCYLIEPTIYRDDRGFFMESYNKAKFEKNLGLSVDFVQDNHSVSSRNVLRGLHYQKGQWAQAKLVRVVRGRVRDIVVDLRTDSPTFGRHVAVELSSDNSRMLWIPKGLAHGFLSLEDDTTFCYKCDAYYNPKAEAGIRFNDPDLDLDWGVPESEIKLSPRDRALPFFRMLK; translated from the coding sequence TTGAAACTTTCAAAGACGGAAATAGTCGGATGTTACCTAATTGAACCCACCATTTACAGAGACGACAGGGGTTTTTTTATGGAGTCCTACAACAAGGCGAAATTCGAAAAGAATCTCGGCCTGTCTGTGGACTTTGTGCAGGACAATCATTCGGTTTCTTCCCGAAACGTACTTCGTGGCCTGCACTATCAAAAAGGACAATGGGCTCAGGCCAAGTTGGTACGCGTGGTACGCGGAAGGGTCCGGGATATTGTTGTGGATCTCCGGACTGACAGTCCAACGTTCGGAAGGCACGTGGCTGTTGAACTTTCATCGGACAACTCCCGGATGCTCTGGATACCCAAAGGACTCGCTCACGGTTTTCTGAGCCTTGAGGACGATACGACATTTTGTTACAAATGCGATGCCTACTATAACCCGAAAGCCGAGGCTGGCATTCGGTTCAACGATCCGGACCTGGATCTGGACTGGGGGGTTCCGGAATCCGAGATCAAACTCTCGCCAAGGGACCGAGCACTTCCGTTTTTTAGAATGTTGAAATAA
- a CDS encoding sulfotransferase family protein translates to MAELTPNVFLIGVQKAATTSLYDWLAQHPEVCAPFSMKDTPFFIDDELFEKGTKFLDRIYRDEYSGQPAVLNGSANIIYFEKAIQRIASLNPDAKLILVLRNPVERAISAYNFAVKRNMEQEILHKAISLEESRIREGDLRTLSNNTYVDHGRYFTQITRLRKYFPAESAHIVFYEEIKNDPLAVVRDAYEFIGVDPDFEPELKQLNKTGEVRFPWIRNALYSQSGIKKALVRYIIDPLVPYNLKYKLKIFFLNLVTSQKSKKRVANPDDNKARELIREALSEEIEQLEELLGTDLKSWKS, encoded by the coding sequence ATGGCTGAGCTAACTCCCAATGTATTCCTTATCGGCGTTCAAAAGGCCGCAACAACTTCTCTATACGACTGGCTGGCCCAGCACCCGGAAGTTTGTGCGCCGTTTTCCATGAAAGACACACCATTCTTTATAGATGATGAACTTTTTGAAAAAGGAACAAAGTTTCTGGATAGGATTTACCGGGATGAATATTCGGGGCAACCCGCTGTATTGAACGGAAGCGCCAACATCATATATTTTGAGAAAGCCATCCAAAGAATCGCCTCACTGAACCCGGACGCCAAACTCATCCTTGTACTCAGAAACCCGGTGGAACGCGCTATTTCAGCATATAACTTTGCTGTTAAAAGAAACATGGAGCAGGAAATCCTGCACAAGGCAATCAGCCTGGAAGAGAGCCGGATCAGGGAAGGGGATTTGCGGACCCTATCCAACAACACATATGTCGATCATGGAAGGTATTTTACGCAGATCACCCGTTTGAGAAAATACTTCCCTGCTGAGAGCGCCCACATTGTGTTTTATGAGGAGATAAAAAATGACCCGTTGGCAGTTGTCCGCGATGCCTATGAGTTTATTGGCGTGGACCCGGATTTTGAACCGGAACTAAAACAGCTGAATAAAACAGGGGAAGTGCGGTTTCCGTGGATACGGAATGCACTCTATAGCCAATCGGGCATAAAAAAAGCACTTGTCAGGTATATCATAGACCCATTGGTGCCGTACAATTTGAAATATAAATTAAAGATTTTCTTTCTGAATCTCGTTACCAGCCAAAAATCAAAAAAGCGTGTGGCAAATCCGGATGACAATAAGGCCCGGGAATTAATTCGGGAGGCCCTTTCGGAAGAAATTGAGCAATTAGAGGAACTGCTGGGCACAGATCTGAAAAGCTGGAAATCCTAA
- a CDS encoding WecB/TagA/CpsF family glycosyltransferase, whose translation MDNSKKRIISIDVNAIREVDLIEQLHHRIEQEESGYACFSNVHMLIEAYDNSDFAEVVNSATYALPDGLPVAKSFRVLHGISQERIAGMDFLPLFLHHCNLKEYRVAFIGSTEEVLEATRSKINRELPGIVLTHLISPPFGQSWENEKYVRQLNESNTQVVFVALGCPKQEVWMHAHTRQIDAFLFGIGGALPTYVGVIKRAPAWMRKSGLEWFYRLLKEPRRMFKRYLYTNSKFLYLLARHYIK comes from the coding sequence ATGGACAACAGCAAGAAAAGAATTATCAGCATCGATGTAAATGCCATCCGGGAGGTCGATTTAATTGAACAACTTCATCATAGAATCGAACAGGAAGAATCCGGTTATGCCTGCTTTTCCAATGTTCACATGTTGATTGAAGCGTATGATAATTCCGATTTCGCCGAGGTGGTCAATTCTGCCACATATGCTTTACCGGATGGTTTACCCGTTGCCAAAAGCTTTCGGGTACTTCACGGGATCAGTCAGGAGCGGATTGCAGGAATGGATTTCTTGCCGCTCTTTTTGCATCACTGCAATCTAAAAGAATACCGGGTGGCATTCATCGGTTCAACCGAAGAGGTTCTGGAGGCGACCCGATCCAAAATCAACAGAGAGTTGCCGGGAATTGTTTTGACTCATTTAATTTCCCCTCCCTTTGGGCAGTCCTGGGAAAATGAGAAATATGTAAGACAATTGAACGAATCCAACACACAGGTCGTTTTTGTTGCTTTGGGTTGCCCAAAACAGGAAGTCTGGATGCACGCCCACACCCGGCAGATAGACGCGTTTCTTTTCGGCATAGGTGGAGCATTGCCGACATACGTTGGGGTTATTAAGCGGGCACCAGCCTGGATGCGCAAATCTGGCCTCGAATGGTTTTACAGGTTGTTAAAGGAGCCTAGGAGAATGTTCAAAAGATATTTGTACACGAACTCCAAATTTCTCTACTTACTGGCTCGCCATTATATAAAATAA
- a CDS encoding flippase has product MPLKKILYKLLSGKDQKELVAKAGVFVFFRVAALILGYGFTLMVIHYFGNEVYGMVVLGFTLFMVLSIAGKLGYDVSLTRYVAAGNLPKNELSGYLAQATIRSFLVCAILATPMVLFDEWIASRVFNRLEFAPFLRWTALTFPIWSLIYIHNGIYRGLKKNTLFSIYAAFGRFLLTIGVLLAGVLFFGNRYDELPIVAHFIAIFLLWLSCCWFTYRVFGYSLYQSLEGSFRKFNKESRPILITSVLGILLIWIDRLFVGAYLDESDVAVYDVGAKLALLISFNLDAINSILAPKIVELYRKDDVKPLQTLLTFAVGISAAIALGTFLVILLGKDILLRLFGEAYLSGTGVLLILGVGQLLNCFCGSVGNILQMTGHQKTHQKIMLIGLIVNLTLNFALVQRFGIEGVAIATIASLLTWNFLGAYYVKKRTGLRSYLDPLALLNKINRNG; this is encoded by the coding sequence ATGCCATTAAAAAAAATCCTTTACAAACTCCTTTCGGGGAAAGACCAAAAGGAACTCGTGGCCAAGGCGGGCGTATTTGTGTTTTTTCGTGTAGCAGCATTGATTTTAGGCTATGGATTTACACTTATGGTAATCCATTATTTCGGCAATGAAGTTTACGGCATGGTGGTCCTTGGCTTTACCCTGTTCATGGTTTTGTCCATTGCCGGTAAGCTGGGATACGACGTCAGCCTGACGAGATACGTAGCTGCCGGAAACCTCCCTAAAAACGAACTATCCGGGTATTTGGCACAGGCTACCATACGCTCTTTCCTGGTGTGCGCTATTCTGGCGACGCCGATGGTGCTCTTTGATGAATGGATTGCCTCCCGAGTTTTTAACAGGCTTGAATTTGCACCATTTCTTAGATGGACAGCCCTCACTTTTCCGATTTGGTCACTGATCTATATACACAATGGAATTTATCGCGGCCTGAAAAAAAATACACTTTTTTCGATTTATGCCGCATTCGGGAGATTCCTGCTTACAATCGGGGTTTTACTGGCCGGAGTGCTTTTCTTTGGAAATAGATACGACGAATTGCCCATTGTTGCGCATTTTATCGCCATATTCCTTCTGTGGTTGAGTTGTTGCTGGTTCACTTACAGAGTTTTTGGATATAGTCTCTACCAGTCTCTTGAAGGCTCGTTTCGCAAGTTTAATAAGGAGTCCCGACCGATATTGATTACATCTGTTTTGGGGATTCTGCTGATCTGGATCGACCGGTTGTTCGTCGGAGCCTATTTAGATGAATCCGATGTGGCTGTTTACGATGTTGGTGCAAAACTGGCCTTGCTCATATCCTTCAACTTGGATGCAATTAATTCAATTTTGGCGCCAAAAATTGTTGAGCTTTATCGAAAGGATGATGTAAAACCGTTGCAAACCCTATTGACTTTTGCCGTAGGCATCAGTGCAGCCATCGCATTGGGGACTTTTCTGGTAATTCTATTGGGGAAGGACATCCTCCTGAGGCTTTTTGGGGAAGCCTACCTCTCGGGAACCGGGGTCTTGTTAATTTTGGGAGTCGGGCAACTATTGAATTGTTTTTGCGGTTCAGTGGGCAATATTCTCCAGATGACAGGCCATCAAAAGACGCATCAGAAAATCATGCTGATTGGCCTCATCGTCAATTTGACTTTAAATTTCGCACTAGTTCAACGCTTTGGCATTGAAGGGGTGGCTATTGCAACAATTGCAAGCTTGTTGACATGGAATTTCCTGGGGGCCTATTATGTTAAAAAGCGAACCGGACTGAGAAGTTACCTGGACCCCCTGGCCCTGCTGAATAAAATTAATAGAAATGGCTGA